From a single Nothobranchius furzeri strain GRZ-AD chromosome 7, NfurGRZ-RIMD1, whole genome shotgun sequence genomic region:
- the LOC107383094 gene encoding bucky ball — MDDSGKPPHSFENGAQRSPHTRPFFYVQPPSQPYYLYQHWQLNNPYGHFGLPAGFNFGRPCMHPYPYAPYPGFVLPNAPLYPMGYRRMLEPRFQASPWGDVPHQHHHHPPPPPPPQPHGRRETTCSGAQTDPSDAITKLIECLDKIRATELQNANRELDSGIASQSSGVFSPGEEKKTEEQSHAVPSAPLDRESSAVTSSESTVYNKSREMILDPLNPQGWAGRLEEELPLDSSSIQEESPEPSTSNVQYVSLEKEEVVDIRTSISMTDSSVHRFDAEEHRKSFSSPSFASSQLAQNESKSCEEVSKLEDLVACCGEPKPVESYQILKLPFDGVLSPGARHLSSPGPPYHYSYLPMQTTHERMSVLSPSLDELSSRDEMFSTDLDDVDLFPSHVYASRRLTEVVTGSPRATNENDEWFSGSKRSSCACCGRSLTKGTSRSKVHSSKMYRDEGGDSDVEGGYGRGCEQPVRVVVRKHSAPRKSQSTPRHAAKPWCKRDQYKELSELAKQEEEARKVETAEAEAELDSSDRQCRTCQDGLFREDLTPEDQGGWMDGDVIPRRKHAAPLQRQETSTQWKMMYHRPRDENHDQTPPLHWERCSPVRDEPRC; from the exons ATGGACG ATTCAGGCAAACCGCCACACTCGTTTGAGAACGGAGCGCAGAGGAGTCCCCACACCAGACCCTTCTTTTACGTCCAGCCTCCCTCCCAGCCCTACTACCTGTACCAGCACTGGCAGCTCAACAACCCCTACGGTCACTTCGGTCTGCCCGCAG GTTTTAACTTTGGCCGTCCCTGCATGCATCCATACCCCTACGCACCGTATCCTGGCTTTGTTTTACCAAATGCTCCGTTGTACCCTATGGGCTACCGGCGGATGTTGGAGCCTCGTTTCCAAGCTTCTCCCTGGGGTGATGTGcctcatcagcaccatcatcatccccctcctcctcctcctccacagccACACGGACGTAGGGAAACGACTTGTTCAGGGGCTCAAACTGACCCCAGTGATGCCATAACCAAGCTCATCGAGTGCTTGGATAAAATCCGAGCTACGGAGCTGCAGAACGCCAACAGAGAGCTCGACTCTGGCATTGCTTCACAGTCCTCGGGAGTGTTTTCTCCTGGGGAAGAGAAGAAAACGGAAGAGCAGAGTCACGCCGTTCCTTCAGCGCCTCTCGATCGGGAGTCGTCGGCTGTGACCTCGAGTGAGTCCACGGTTTACAACAAGTCTAGAGAAATGATTTTAGACCCCCTGAACCCTCAGGGATGGGCTGGAAGGCTGGAGGAGGAACTGCCTCTAGATAGCTCATCCATCCAGGAAGAGTCTCCTGAGCCCTCAACATCAAATGTACAGTATGTCTCGCTTGAGAAAGAAGAGGTCGTGGATATCCGAACAAGTATCTCAATGACCGACTCAAGTGTCCATAGATTTGATGCCGAGGAGCACCGGAAGTCCTTTTCCTCTCCGTCGTTTGCCTCCAGTCAGCTGGCACAAAATGAGTCTAAAAGCTGTGAGGAAGTCTCGAAGCTAGAAGATCTGGTAGCATGTTGTGGCGAACCCAAACCTGTGGAGTCCTACCAGATTCTCAAACTGCCCTTTGATGGTGTATTATCACCTGGAGCTCGACACCTCTCCTCTCCAGGACCGCCTTACCACTACAGCTACCTCCCCATGCAGACCACGCATGAACGCATGAGCGTACTCAGCCCATCCTTAGATGAGCTGTCCTCCAGGGACGAGATGTTCTCCACAGATCTGGATGATGTGGATCTCTTTCCCAGCCACGTGTACGCCAGCAGGAGGCTCACTGAAGTAGTCACCGGATCCCCTCGAGCCACAAACGAGAACGATGAGTGGTTCTCTGGTTCAAAGAGGTCCAGCTGTGCTTGTTGTGGGAGAAGTTTGACAAAAGGAACAAGCAGAAGCAAAGTCCACAGCTCCAAGATGTACCGGGACGAGGGTGGAGACTCTGACGTGGAGGGCGGATATGGAAGAGGGTGTGAGCAGCCTGTCAGGGTGGTTGTGAGGAAGCATTCTGCACCCAGGAAGTCTCAGTCCACCCCAAGACATGCAGCCAAGCCTTGGTGCAAAAGAGACCAGTACAAGGAGCTCTCGGAGCTGGCGAAGCAGGAGGAAGAAGCTCGGAAGGTGGAGACCGCAGAAGCTGAAGCTGAGCTGGACAGCAGCGACCGCCAGTGTAGGACGTGTCAGG ATGGACTATTCCGAGAAGACCTGACCCCAGAAGAccagggtggatggatggatggagacgtGATTCCCAGGAGGAAGCATGCAGCCCCTCTGCAGCGACAAG AAACAAGCACTCAGTGGAAGATGATGTACCACCGGCCCAGAGACGAGAATCATGACCAAACCCCACCGTTACACTGGGAACGAT GCTCACCAGTGAGAGACGAACCAAGATGCTAA
- the LOC107383093 gene encoding bucky ball: MEAATSTFHHPYGLGPGGPHPNLGAESSQRPPEPAPGPGPPRPDGQHHKPFFYVQPPQPYLPMQSLQWPVPMAMPVSYNPYYGYPGLGFGLPMMPHYQPSPYLDPPGFVVPHTHLHLMDYRRVLNPQYYQAMAYHARRFRYQHNSPSRHTTSSEVQTEPLVSAQRTSTPMPSERPDSAAPSTSTGQLLSPVSDVQKQNPSMELQKVLSPTPPKGSFVIQTEELRIECCSTPVGLQLLHDAADMSHSFPQGMVQHNSLVLQDEGLHVPADQSEQELQVCPDILLVGKPSTGEVLPPEEPRNQVVPVNVSSSLGFPELACPKSEDTGDVSPENFYLKGVHLPFDPKYLDELRKMESTVWSAEETLISSPELLIQNCFANSDDLLLSSEVVEPETLMDEPPTKEIIHVIEMFPLEEDDLQEIVSTLESEMVSDSPKAELIGTEEVALMDRSPPEANGDQPRLETNDHPDTSFESLPTYLPSSSWLSDFDHIYYSTKTPPAPRKQIRPQSCCGSDGPKRRRKLDTDHREQPATRKPKERYKPKGKVDCLSFSDHDCSVSRNANENSFSPYASKKEQLCSRCLKRRDCTSGSGCDGRSLKRKAVPLQQWNHALLPTCEACRSHTKRPLRGGSSPDPRRNTEEESSGNSSCHTSPQWRPAGDSVKSKGIGRRPAAGHPKLREKNCFCGDSPRQSAAWERLRHCPHGNTIQEVDENCSTSVSLPNRRHRWQTAKPWSDVIPNMMNEATSLHSFNHKTTQPQPQGTRTKDTRC; encoded by the exons ATGGAAGCAGCCACGTCTACCTTCCATCATCCGTACGGTTTGGGCCCTGGCGGTCCACACCCCAACCTTGGAGCTGAGTCTTCTCAGAGACCTCCTGAACCAGCTCCAGGTCCAGGTCCACCTCGTCCTGACGGGCAGCACCACAAACCGTTCTTCTACGTCCAGCCGCCGCAGCCTTACCTTCCCATGCAGAGTCTGCAGTGGCCTGTCCCCATGGCCATGCCGGTGTCCTACAACCCGTACTACGGATACCCGGGCCTAG GTTTTGGACTGCCGATGATGCCCCACTACCAGCCCAGCCCCTACCTAGATCCACCTGGTTTTGTGGTTCCTCATACCCACCTTCACCTGATGGACTACAGGCGGGTGCTGAACCCCCAGTACTACCAGGCCATGGCCTACCACGCCCGCAGGTTCCGCTACCAGCACAACTCCCCCAGCAGACACACCACCAGCTCTGAGGTCCAAACTGAACCCCTCGTCTCCGCTCAAAGGACCAGCACCCCGATGCCCAGTGAGCGCCCCGACAGCGCCGCCCCCAGCACCTCCACTGGGCAGCTGCTCTCACCTGTCTCAGATGTACAGAAGCAGAATCCTTCCATGGAGCTCCAGAAGGTTCTCTCTCCAACCCCTCCAAAAGGCAGCTTTGTGATCCAAACGGAGGAGTTGAGGATCGAGTGTTGCTCCACACCAGTGGGACTACAGCTGCTGCACGATGCTGCAGACATGTCCCACAGCTTCCCCCAGGGCATGGTCCAACACAACTCTCTTGTCCTTCAAGACGAGGGGCTCCACGTCCCCGCAGACCAGTCTGAGCAGGAGCTCCAAGTTTGTCCCGACATCTTGTTGGTTGGGAAGCCGAGCACCGGGGAGGTCCTTCCGCCGGAGGAACCCAGGAACCAGGTGGTTCCCGTGAACGTCTCCTCCAGTTTAGGATTTCCAGAGCTGGCCTGTCCTAAAAGTGAGGATACGGGGGACGTCTCGCCTGAGAACTTTTACCTCAAAGGTGTTCACCTGCCGTTTGATCCAAAGTATCTGGATGAGCTGAGGAAGATGGAGTCCACCGTCTGGTCAGCAGAGGAAACTTTGATCTCCTCCCCTGAGCTGCTGATCCAGAACTGCTTTGCAAATTCTGATGATCTGCTGCTGTCCTCAGAAGTGGTGGAGCCAGAGACGCTGATGGATGAGCCTCCTACCAAAGAGATAATCCATGTGATCGAGATGTTTCCTCTTGAAGAGGATGACCTGCAGGAGATTGTCTCGACTCTGGAGAGCGAGATGGTGTCTGATTCTCCAAAGGCGGAGCTCATCGGCACAGAAGAGGTGGCGCTGATGGACCGTTCACCTCCAGAAGCCAATGGAGACCAACCAAGGCTGGAAACCAACGACCATCCAGACACCTCGTTTGAGTCCCTCCCTACCtaccttccctccagcagctggCTCTCGGACTTTGATCATATCTACTACTCCACCAAGACCCCGCCAGCTCCCAGGAAGCAGATCAGACCGCAGAGCTGTTGTGGTTCCGATGGACCAAAGAGGAGAAGGAAGCTAGACACGGATCACAGGGAACAACCAGCTACTAGAAAGCCGAAGGAGCGGTACAAACCCAAAGGAAAAGTGGATTGCCTGAGCTTCTCCGACCACGACTGCAGCGTCAGCAGGAACGCCAACGAGAACTCGTTCAGCCCCTATGCTTCCAAGAAGGAACAGCTCTGTTCCAGATGTTTGAAACGTCGAGACTGCACCTCGGGTTCAGGGTGTGATGGTCGAAGCTTGAAAAGAAAAGCCGTTCCCCTCCAGCAGTGGAACCACGCTCTTCTACCAACGTGTGAAGCCTGTAGGTCTCACACCAAGAGGCCGCTGAGAGGAGGTTCCAGTCCAGATCCACGACGGAACACCGAGGAGGAATCCTCTGGGAACAGCTCGTGCCACACATCTCCACAGTGGAGACCCGCTGGCGACTCCGTGAAGTCGAAGGGCATCGGCAGACGTCCTGCAGCCGGCCATCCCAAGCTCAGGGAGAAGAACTGCTTCTGTGGTGACTCGCCGCGCCAGTCGGCCGCTTGGGAGAGGCTGCGCCACTGTCCCCATGGCAACACCATCCAAGAAGTGGATGAAAACTGTTCCACGTCCGTTTCCCTTCCGAACAGGCGGCACCGATGGCAAACAG CGAAGCCATGGAGCGACGTGATTCCCAACATGATGAACGAAGCCACATCCCTCCACTCGTTTAATCACAAGACGACACAACCACAGCCACAAG GAACTCGCACCAAAGACACCAGATGCTGA
- the LOC107383092 gene encoding frizzled-7-like, whose translation MRFCSWFRRAVFILLLLVQPGTAQDEEGIPIPDHGFCRPISIPLCTDLAYNQTIMPNLLGHTNQEDAGLEVHQFYPLVQVQCSTELRFFLCSMYAPVCTVLDRAIPPCRSLCERARQGCEVLMNKFGFQWPERLRCQNFPLHGAGEICVGQNTSGSEGSASDLIPATLPSSTWTRPPFSCPQQLQVPPFLLYHFLGVKDCGAPCESSRPGGLMFFSKEEIKFSRFWVGIWSVLCCVSSLFTVLTYLLDSRRFCYPERPVIFMSGCYFMVGLVHSTGALLEDRVVCGDRFQDHGYRMVVQGTRKEDCTVLFIILYFFIMAASMWWVILCLSWFLSAGMKWGHEAIEVHSQYFHLAAWAVPALKTSTVLVMGQVEGDLLTGVCFVGISNLDSLQAFVLTPLFIYLLIGASFLLAGFVSAFHIRSVVKQDGTGTEKMEKLMVRMGGFGVLYVVPAVLVLSCLLYETAFRSRWETAWLLKTCKHFGVPCPGGNPPPSRPNVLLVLMKTLMMLMVGVTSGLWIWSRKTLQLWRRFFHG comes from the coding sequence ATGAGGTTCTGCAGCTGGTTCCGGAGGGCCGTCTTCATTCTGCTGCTCCTTGTTCAGCCTGGTACCGCTCAGGATGAGGAGGGGATTCCCATCCCGGATCACGGCTTCTGCCGGCCCATCTCCATCCCGCTCTGCACAGACCTGGCCTACAACCAGACCATCATGCCCAACCTGCTGGGTCACACCAACCAGGAGGACGCTGGGCTGGAGGTCCACCAGTTCTACCCACTGGTCCAGGTCCAGTGCTCCACGGAGCTGCGGTTCTTCCTGTGCTCCATGTATGCTCCGGTGTGTACGGTTCTGGACCGGGCCATCCCACCCTGCAGGTCTCTGTGTGAACGGGCTCGGCAGGGCTGCGAGGTTCTGATGAACAAGTTCGGCTTCCAGTGGCCCGAGAGGCTGCGCTGCCAGAACTTCCCGCTCCACGGAGCTGGAGAGATCTGTGTGGGTCAGAACACGAGTGGCTCTGAAGGTTCTGCCTCTGATCTGATCCCGGCCACGCTGCCTTCCTCCACCTGGACCCGGCCGCCCTTCTCTTGCCCCCAGCAGCTCCAGGTGCCCCCCTTCCTCCTGTACCACTTCCTGGGGGTAAAGGACTGTGGAGCTCCATGTGAGAGCTCCAGACCCGGTGGGCTGATGTTCTTCAGTAAGGAGGAGATAAAGTTCAGCCGGTTCTGGGTCGGGATCTGGTCGGTTCTGTGCTgcgtcagctccctcttcacggtTCTGACGTATCTGCTGGACTCCAGGCGGTTCTGTTACCCAGAGAGACCCGTCATCTTCATGTCCGGCTGCTACTTCATGGTGGGTCTGGTCCACAGCACCGGGGCTCTGCTGGAGGACCGGGTGGTGTGTGGGGACCGGTTCCAGGACCACGGATACAGGATGGTGGTCCAGGGAACCAGGAAGGAGGACTGCACCGTCCTCTTCATCATCCTCTACTTCTTCATCATGGCCGCCTCCATGTGGTGGGTCATCCTGTGCCTCAGCTGGTTCCTGTCTGCTGGGATGAAGTGGGGACATGAGGCCATCGAGGTCCACTCACAGTACTTCCACCTGGCAGCCTGGGCGGTACCGGCGCTGAAGACCAGCACGGTCCTGGTGATGGGGCAGGTGGAGGGGGATCTTCTCACTGGGGTCTGCTTCGTAGGAATCTCCAACCTGGACTCTCTTCAAGCCTTCGTCCTGACTCCGCTCTTCATCTACCTCCTCATAGGTGCCTCCTTCCTGCTGGCCGGCTTCGTGTCGGCGTTCCACATCCGATCCGTCGTGAAGCAGGACGGCACCGGGACGGAGAAGATGGAGAAGCTGATGGTGAGGATGGGCGGGTTTGGAGTGCTCTATGTGGTCCCTGCTGTCCTCGTCCTCTCCTGTCTCCTCTATGAGACGGCGTTCCGGTCTCGTTGGGAGACCGCGTGGCTCCTGAAGACCTGCAAACACTTTGGTGTTCCGTGTCCAGGAGGAAATCCGCCTCCTTCCAGACCAAACGTCCTCCTGGTCCTGATGAAGAccttgatgatgctgatggtgggggTGACGTCTGGACTCTGGATCTGGTCCAGGAAGACGCTTCAGCTGTGGCGTCGCTTTTTCCACGGCTGA